GGCAGTAAAATTAACGGCAAAAAAATAGACGATAGAGGAAAGTTTCCACTTTCCTCTATCGTCTGCGTTTAATAGGCTATTGGATTTGATTTACATATTTGCTGGGCGTGATCCCCATATACTTTTTGAAGCATTTGCTGAAATAATTGGCGTCGGCATAGCCCACCCGGTTCGCTACGTTTTGGATAACCTTCTCTCCCTGATCAAACAGCTCTTTCGCTTTAATAATCCGTATTTCGGTCAGGTAGTCATTAATTGTAAAGGTCGTTTCCTTTTTGAACACAAAGCAGAGATGATTGTAATTCATATGGACGCTTCTGGCGATATCTTCGATTCGCAATTCCTCATTGCCGTAGTGATTCGAAATATACGCCTTAACCTCCTCAATGACTTTGACGGCTCTATTGGTTTTGCGGCTATGCACATGATTCATCGCCTTTAGAATCAGATCGTGTATCCACTCCTCCAATTCGTTGATGGTCTTCATTCGCTGAACGTGCTGTATCATGTCGGGCTGCGTCGTATCCCGGAAAACACTCTCAAAGCTTTGCGACGCTTCAGCTAAGAATTCAAGGCATGTGGATACGACTTCGATTCCGGCAAGGAGCAGCATTTCCATAGAGGCATTCTGAACGCGGGCATCCTGAAAAAATCGGACGAGCCATTCTTCCGTCTCGGTCCTATTTCCGATTCGCATGAGCATCAGCAAGCCGCTTCTTTTCTCCACCGAGTACAATCCGGTCTTCATTCCGGGTTCCACCTTCAAGGAGTGAACGAACACCTTGTTGCCGCCCCATATAAACCGATGCTTCAAGGCGATTATCGCTTCCTTATATGAACTTGGGATGGACTCATACGTATCGCAGCCATTGCCTAAGCCTATCGTAACCGTATAGGCTGTATCGTTCTGAACGGTTAATCGAATCCTTTGGCATATCGTTTCCAGATTGTTGAAGGAACCTTCAGGCGCACCTAAGATTAGAACCAGACGCCCTTCTTGATCCTGACAACTAACGCAGTGAAAAGCGCTTTGCATGCAGCGCTTAGCGATTTCCTGCACCTTTGCTTTAGGAATGGTCATCCCCTCGTCAGGATGTCTCTCCTCGTCTGCATCCAGATCGACGACAACCGTCCGGTAATGCAAACCTTCCTGCGGTATTCCCAAATCGTGCAATCGGTTCTGCTGCGGTCGTGATCTGGAGCTGCCCTGCAGCCAATCATTGAGCACTTGTTCCTTCATGAAAGAAAAGCCTTCGCTTGCCTGCTTTCTCAGATCGTCCAATTCAAGCTCGCCCAGACGCTCCGATCGTATCAACTCTTTTATATTCAGCAAAGAGCTTTGGAGCTCTTCTTCATTAATCGGTTTCAGCACATAGTTAGAAACCCCCAATTGCACGGCCTGCCTGGCATACGCAAATTCGCTGTGACCCGACAACACCAGAAATTTTGTTTTCTGGTCGCGTTCCTTGGCTTTATGTATAAATTCCAATCCATCCATGATCGGCATATTCATATCGACTAAGACAACATCCGGCTCTACCTCGGACATCAGCTCCAGCGCTTCCGCCCCGTTTTTGGCTTCACCCGCTATTTGGAACCCCAGCTCGCTCCAGGGCAGCGAAATCTTCAAGGCTTGCCTGAAGTAGAATTCATCATCGACGATAAGCACTTTGTACACATTCCGTTCCTCCCGTTCTATTCCATCCTTAGCATGCGAATAATAGAAATGAGCCTCATGGATGCGGCAGAAGCTATTGGGGACGAAGCGGCAATACGATGATAATTTTCGTGTAAACGCCGGATTCGCTTTCAACCTGCAGTCCGTATCGGTCCCCATACAGCATTCGGATCCGATTGGATACGCTTCTAATCCCAAATCCGCCGGATTCCGAAGGGACGCCGGATTCCGCCATTATCGCCTTCGCTTGATCCTTGTGCATGCCGGCCCCGTTATCGTAAATT
This region of Paenibacillus sp. JDR-2 genomic DNA includes:
- a CDS encoding response regulator; translated protein: MYKVLIVDDEFYFRQALKISLPWSELGFQIAGEAKNGAEALELMSEVEPDVVLVDMNMPIMDGLEFIHKAKERDQKTKFLVLSGHSEFAYARQAVQLGVSNYVLKPINEEELQSSLLNIKELIRSERLGELELDDLRKQASEGFSFMKEQVLNDWLQGSSRSRPQQNRLHDLGIPQEGLHYRTVVVDLDADEERHPDEGMTIPKAKVQEIAKRCMQSAFHCVSCQDQEGRLVLILGAPEGSFNNLETICQRIRLTVQNDTAYTVTIGLGNGCDTYESIPSSYKEAIIALKHRFIWGGNKVFVHSLKVEPGMKTGLYSVEKRSGLLMLMRIGNRTETEEWLVRFFQDARVQNASMEMLLLAGIEVVSTCLEFLAEASQSFESVFRDTTQPDMIQHVQRMKTINELEEWIHDLILKAMNHVHSRKTNRAVKVIEEVKAYISNHYGNEELRIEDIARSVHMNYNHLCFVFKKETTFTINDYLTEIRIIKAKELFDQGEKVIQNVANRVGYADANYFSKCFKKYMGITPSKYVNQIQ